One window of the Triticum dicoccoides isolate Atlit2015 ecotype Zavitan chromosome 3B, WEW_v2.0, whole genome shotgun sequence genome contains the following:
- the LOC119277373 gene encoding E3 ubiquitin-protein ligase At3g02290-like: MGAIMCCLRCRGPGDDAPGCCCLPWPFLNNDRNNDNNNTNHNSGPPARQRANTRVAPVQGRVPPAGSRQDDSMNTFRCPPRPLPYDDPQFRHQTERHPLVAGRDKASTQSQKSNLLEESNDADTRSTCADEKADGSSLKAESGGKKLGGAKVCVPSDCEDDCPICLEEYDYENPKVVLQCNHNFHLSCIYEWMERSQSCAVCAKVMLFKEDQ; encoded by the exons ATGGGGGCCATCATGTGCTGCTTACGCTGCCGCGGCCCCGGCGACGACGCGCCTGGCTGCTGCTGCCTGCCATGGCCTTTCCTGAACAACGAtcgcaacaacgacaacaacaacaccaaTCACAACTCG GGCCCTCCTGCTCGTCAAAGAGCGAATACACGGGTTGCGCCTGTTCAGGGAAGGGTTCCTCCTGCGGGTTCACGGCAGGATGATTCAATGAACACCTTCCGCTGCCCTCCTAGGCCTTTGCCTTATGATGATCCTCAATTCAGACATCAAACGGAGCGCCACCCGCTGGTGGCAGGACGTGACAAGGCTTCAACACAATCCCAGAAATCTAATCTACTTGAAGAAAGCAATGATGCTGATACCAGATCAACTTGTGCCGATGAGAAGGCTGATGGATCGTCCCTGAAAGCTGAGTCGGGAGGTAAAAAACTCGGGGGAGCTAAGGTCTGTGTTCCTTCTGATTGTGAGGATGACTGTCCAATATGCCTAGAAG AGTATGATTACGAGAATCCAAAGGTAGTGCTTCAGTGCAACCATAATTTCCATCTTAGTTGCATTTACGAGTGGATGGAAAGAAGTCAATCTTGTGCTGTCTGTGCCAAG GTAATGTTGTTTAAAGAGGACCAATAA